AGCCCCCATCCGGCCGATGGCACATAGATCGAGCGCCGACGCAAGCCGGCGAACAGCAGCAGCGCATTTACGCATGCACCGATGCCGATGCTCAGCGACAAGCCCGCATGTGCAAGATGGGGCACGAACACGACATTGCACACTTGCGTGACGACTAGTACCGCCAACGCGATCTTCACCGGTGTCTTGATGTCCTGTTTAGCATAAAAACCGGGCGCGAGGATCTTGATCAGGATCAGCCCGAGCAACCCCACCCCATAGGCAGCCAGGGCACGCGACACCATCACGACGTCGTGGCCCGAGAACCGTCCATAATTGAACAACGTGGCTGTTAAGGGTTCAGCGTAGACGAACAGCGCGACAGCACTGGGGGCGGCCAACAGGAAAGTGAGCCGCAAGCCCCAGTCGAGCAGCGCCGAGTATTCCGCCGCATCGGCATCCGCGTGCGCCTTAGATAAACTGGGCAACAGAATCGTGCCGAGCGCGACACCCAGCAACGCGGTCGGGAACTCCATTAGCCGATCCGCGTACGATAACCACGATACGCTGCCGGGCGCCAAGTGCGAAGCGATATTGGTATTGACGATCAGTGATAGCTGGGCGACCGATACCGCGAAGCTGGCAGGCATCATTTTCCACAGGACCCGCTTGACCCCGGGATGGGCCAGCGCGCGAACCGGATTAAGTCCGATCCGGGGCATCATCTGGACGCGTTTCAGCCCTGGCAGTTGCACGAGCAGCTGCAGCACGCCGCCGGCCAACACCGCGAAAGCGAGCGCGTAGATCGGGGTGTCCAAGCGCGGCGCAACGACCAACGCCGCGACGATGAAGCTAACATTGAGCAGGACAGGCGCAAATGCCGGCAGCGAAAAATTCCGATAAGTATTCAAGACGCCGGACGCCAGCGAAGTCAGCGAGATCAACGCGATGTACGGAAACATGATCCGCGTCATCGTCACCGCGAGTCCGAACGCTTGAGCGTCGTGACGCAACCCCGATGCGACCACCCACACGACGAACCCGGAGCCAACGATGCCCAGCACCGACAAGCCGACCAGCACCCAGGCCAGCACGGTGGCGGTCGCGTCGACCAGCGTACGCGTCGCCTCATGCCCCTTCTGGCTCTTAAACTCGGCCAGGATCGGCACGAACGCCTGCGAAAATGCACCCTCGGCGGACAGTCGCCGCAACAGATTCGGGATACGGAACGCGACATTGAACGCGTCAGTGTACGAGCTGGCGCCAAAAGCGCGGGCAATCAGCGTTTCACGCGCCAATCCGGTGATCCGGGAAAGCAAGGTGAAGCCACTGACGGTGACGAGGGCGCGGAGTAGATTCATGCGGCGGCATTATACGGACCCTATGCGACGGACACGACCACGGCACGCTGCGGTAGCCGCGCTTACCGATGACAGCGCGGCGTGGCATTCGTCTCCGGAATCCATGGCAGCGGTCCCGTGTCAGCAGCCCGTGTCAGCAGCCCGTGTCAGCAGCCCGTGTCAGCAGTCCGTGTCAGCAGTCCGTGTCAGCAGTCCGTGTCAGCAGTCCGTGTCAGCAGTCCGTGTCAGCAGTCCGTGTCAGCAGTCCGTGTCAGCAGTCCGTGTCAGCAGTCCGTGTCAGCAGTCCGTGTCAGCAGTCCGTGGCAGCAGTCCCAAGCGGCAGTCCCGGGGCGAGGGTAAATGGACCGCCCGTGCCCGTCGCCACTGCAGCTAACCAGACACTTCTACCTAGTTCGATCCGGGAGGGGGACGCCAATTGCGCATCCCGTTGTTTTATTGTTATAATCCGCCGTTTCGATAGTCCGCCGGGCAACCGTTCCCCGCGGCTCATACTCCAATACCGCTGGAAACAGGATAAGGAACCGTCATGGCTAACTCCGCACAAGCTCGCAAGCGTGCCCGTCAGGCCGCGAAAGCCAATTCACACAATTCTGCGTTGCGCTCCAAAATGCGTACCGCGATCAAGGCCGTGCGCAAGGCGATCGAATCCGGCGACAAGGCAAAGGCTGCCGAGGTGCTGAAGCAATCGTCGAAGACGCTGGACATCATCGCCGACAAGAAGATCATCCATAAGAACAAGGCCGCTCGCCACAAGAGCCGCCTGGCCGCTGCCATCAAGGGTCTGGCGCAGGCTGCAGCGTAAAACCCCACGCGCCGGTTGATCGCCCGCGGCGCGGCCCGCCAAGCGGGCGCGTCGTGTGAAGACCCGGTTTCGTCAAAACACACCGAGTCGGCCCAGCGCAACACTGGTGGCGCAGCGATGGAGTAGAGTAGTCGAAGCAAAAGCCCGCAATCGCGGGCTTTTTGCGCTGAGATGGCAGCCCAAACCGCAGGGCGCTACGCGGCCACGCCAATCCGGCAGCAGGCGCCGCCCGCAACCTTCGCTCGCCGTCGCCGTTTAGCCGACCTCACGTTTGGGCGCGGCGCGTTGCACTGGATGTTCGATCGGCAGCTCGCAGGCTTCGGTCACCACTAGATCATTGTCCCGAGCGAAATTCATCACGAAATCGAAAGCCATCGGCTCAATGTCGCGCAGCCGCGAATCGACGATCACCGTCTTGATGTCACCGAGCATCACAGGCCGCACGTATAGCGAATACTTCAGCTTCGCGTTCGGCCCCGTCGCCCCTGGACCAAACGACGACATCACACCACACAGCCGCTCCGACCAATCACTCGGCCGAAACTTCTTTCCGTTCTTGGTAATGCCTTGAATGAAGTATTCGGTTGAGGATGAGTCGCCCATGTGGAACACCTGAAAGACAGCCCCGCCAGCACCGGCTCGACGGCACCCGCGAATAAGGCAAATGAGGCTCCGCGACGCACGGACGTGTTTTCCCACGCCGTACTGCCGCGCGACACCACGGCGGCAGGCTCGTCGCGAAAGTCATTCATTATAGCGCACGCGGTCCCTTGCCGCAGCGCACTACCCTGCCCGGGATACCGAATCCGCGCTTCCCCATCGTTCTCGCTACCGTCGCGCTGAGCCTGCCTGCGCGCTGAATAGTCGTCGAGCCGAACCGGGAGCGCGCAACGCACAAGCTGGCGCGCGCCGCCTTTGTTATCCGCCGGTGACCCGGCCGTTCGCCCGCAAATGAGAACCGTCCGGCGCAGTGCAAAGTAAAACGATGCCCGGTCCGGCACGGCAGCGGGCGTAGGCCGGCTCGTCAAAGGCACCGAAATCCTTTATGCTGGATAGAATGATCCACATGGCAAGCAGCGGCGCCCGGCGTACTGACCGGCTTAGTCCGCCATATTTGTTTTTATGACCTCCACCAAAACGATTCGCCACTACCTGCAGTTCCGGGATTTTTCTGCCGACGATTACGATTACGTGCTGGAGCGCGCCCGGATTCTGAAACAGAAGTTCAAGAATTACGAAACCTATCACCCGTTGCACGATCGCACGCTGGCCATGATCTTCGAGAAAAACTCGACGCGCACGCGGCTCTCGTTTGAAGCCGGGATCTTCCAACTGGGCGGCCACGCGGTCTTCATGAGCACGCGCGACACACAACTGGGTCGCGGCGAACCGATCGAGGATGCGGCGCAGGTCATATCGCGAATGGTCGACATCATTATGATTCGCACGTTCGGTCAGGACATCCTGCGGCGCTTTGCACAGAATTCGCGTGTCCCGGTCATCAATGGGCTGACCAACGAGTATCACCCGTGCCAGGTGCTGGCAGACGTGTTCACGTTCCATGAGCACCGGGGACCGATTCGCGGCAAAACCGTCGCGTGGGTAGGCGACGCAAATAACATGGCCTATACATGGATCGAGGCCGCGCACATCCTCGGTTTCAAGCTTCGCGTGTCGACACCACCGGGATACAGGCTCAATCACGCCTTGATCGACCCGGCACACCTGGCATCGGTTGAGGAAACCGACGATCCGCGCGCCGCCTGCGAAGGCGCCCACCTGGTCACGACCGATGTGTGGACCAGCATGGGCTTCGAACAAGAAAACGACGCGCGCAAGACCGCGTTCGCGGATTGGTGCGTCGATGCGGAACTGATGGCGCTCGCGCAGCCTGACGCGCTGTTCATGCATTGCCTGCCCGCACATCGCGGCGAGGAAGTGAGCGCCGACGTCATCGACGGTCGGCAGAGCGTCGTGTGGGACGAGGCCGAGAACCGGCTACACGTGCAAAAGGCGCTGATGGAGTTCTTGATGCTCGGCCGCCTGAATCATTAAGTCCTATCGTCGGCCGTGCACCGCGACGGCGGAACGAACCGTCGAGCCGGCCGTTGCAGGACGCCGCACAGATCCAGCACAACACGCCGCTCGCCCATATCGCGGCGCATGGCTGACGCGAGTCGGGATCGGCGCGACACGCCGTGCCTAGCACCCGATGTGCAACAGCCGCCCCGCAGTTCCGGCGGACAGCCGCAGGCTCGCCAGTACCAACGGTGGGGGATGCGCGGATTCAGACGACGAGCGGCTCCATGTCGAGTTCCACGCCGAAGCGCTGGCTGACATCGGCGCGGATCGTCTGCGCCAGCGCCAATACCTGTTCGCCGGTCGCACCACCGCGATTGACCAGCACCAGGGCTTGGCGTTCGTGCACGGCGGCCGCGCCGATCGAGCGCCCTTTCCACCCGCAGCGATCGATCATCCAACCGGCGGCCAGCTTGACGCGGCCATCGCGCTGCATGTAGTATACGATATCCGGCTCCTTCGCGCGCAGCGCCGCAAACTGCTCGGCGTCGACAATCGGATTCTTGAAAAAACTGCCTGCGTTACCCAGGACCGCCGGGTCAGGCAGCTTTTCATGCCGGATCGCGGTAACCGCGTCGAAGATCTGTCGCGCCGTCGGCTTGCCAATCCCGCTCGCGGCGAGCCGGCTTGCCACGTCCGCGTACGAAGCACGGGCACGCCATCGCTTCGGCAAGCGAAACGCAACGGACAGGATGATCAGCCGGTCACGCGCAGCATGCTTGAATACGCTGTCGCGATAGCCGAACGCGCAGGCTTGTGCATCGAGGTCCACGATACGCCCGTCAACCATGTCGAGCGCGCGCAATCGTTCAAAGCGCTCGGCAAGCTCGAGGCCATATGCACCGATATTCTGCACCGGCGCGGCGCCGACCGTACCGGGAATCAGCGCAAGATTCTCCAATCCGGCCATGCCTTGTTGCAGCGTCCAGTCAACGAAGTCGTGCCAGCGCTCGCCGGCAGCGGCCTCGACAATGTAAGCATCGTCGGTCTGCGCGACGACGCGCTTGCCGCGCAAGTCGATCACGAGCGCCAAACCATCGAAGTCGCGCGTGAACACAACGTTGCTGCCCGCGCCCAGCACCAGGCGCGGCATGCCGGCGATCCGCTGATTGGCACGCAGCGCAGCGAGGGCGGCTTCCGAGCGGATCGCACCGCCCAGTCGCGCGCGCACGTTAAAGCCAAACGTATTGTGATCTCGCAGTGAATAGTCCGCCTGCAGCGCATTGGGCGCCAGGTCAGCGTCAGTCAATCGGGACATCGCAAAGGCCATCATGGGTCAACGCCGCCGACGCGCATACGATCCGCTTTGGCGCGGCAGGCATGGCGCGCGATTGGCAAAACGCAGGCCATCGGTAAAATGACAAAATGTGTCGCATTATAGCGGCTCGTCACGATTGTCCCGGCATCGCGCACTGGGCGTCGCGCAGCCGTGCTGGCAATTCTTTCGGGAGAAAATGCAATGCCGTCGTTCGATGTAGTCGTGGAAGCCAACATGGTTGAGGTCAAGAACGCGGTCGAACAGTCGAACAAGGAAATCTCGACACGCTTCGACTTCAAGGGATCGGATGCGCGCGTCGAGCAAAAGGAGCGTGAGCTGACGCTGTTCGCCGACGATGATTTCAAGCTGGGCCAGGTCAAGGACGTGTTGCTGCAGAAAATGGCTAAGCGCCAGGTCGACGTACGCTTTCTCGACTACGGCAAAATCGAGAAAATCGGCGGCGACAAGGTCAAGCAACTCGTCACCGTTAAAAAAGGCGTGGCGGGCGATCTCGCGAAAAAGATCGTCAAGCTAGTCAAAGACAGCAAGACCAAAGTGCAAGCTAGCATACAGGGCGACGCGGTGCGCGTGAGCGGCGCCAAGCGCGACGATCTGCAATCCGTCATTGCGATGCTGCGCAAAGAGGTGAACGACGCCCCGCTCGACTTCAATAATTTTCGCGACTGAGCGGCGCTTTGCCTAGCAGCCTCGGCCGTCACCGCCGTGCATCGGATGCGCCTTTTTTGTCGCCAATCCGGCTCTCTTGTCCGGCCAGGAGCTTGCTGATATTCGCGCGGTGCCGCCACACCAACAACACGCTCATCGCGATAATGGCCCCGGCGATCGGGTTGCCACCAAACATGAAAAGGTCGAACAACGGCGCAAACAGCGCCGAGATCAGTGCGGCCAACGATGAATAGCGGAAAAAGAAAGCAATGATCAGCCACGTGGCGGCAGTCGAGATGCCGAGTACCGGGTCGATTCCGAGCAGCACGCCAGCCGCGGTGGCCACGCCCTTACCACCCTTGAAACGGAAGAACACTGGATACAAGTGGCCGAGAAATACGGCGATCGATGCCAACGCCACCGAGAATGCGTCGAGCCCGTATGCGGCGCCGACATGCTTGACGAGCCACACGGCAAGCCATCCTTTGAAAGCGTCGCCAAGCAGCGTCAGAACCGCCGCCGCCTTGTTGCCGCTGCGCAGCACATTGGTCGCGCCGGGGTTCTTCGAGCCATAGGTGCGCGGGTCGGACAGCCCCATCGCGGCGCTGACGATCACCGCGAACGATATCGAGCCGATTAGGTACGCCGCGACGGCGACAAGCAGGTTAGCCATGGAGGAGGATGTGCAACTCGTTCAAAGCGCGTCATTCTACCTAACCCCGGTCGTGCCCAGGCGCGCGCGAAAACTTGCTGCGCCGACGCATAACGCATAACGCATAACGCATAACGCATAACGCATAACGCATAACGCATAACGCATGGCGCACGAAGCACGAAGCACGAAGCACGAAGCACGAAGCACGAAGCACGAAGCACGAAGCACGAAGCACGAAGCATGGCACATGACGCAAGACAGCGCGCTGCATGCCGCAATCCCACGCGTTCAGTCAGGGCTCGCGCAGTCTACTGGCGTGGCGGCCAGCAGTGTCGTGAGTACCGCCGGAGCAAGGCTCACAAGGTAACCGCGACGCCCGCCGTTCAGGTAAATCCGTTCGAGCAACAAGATCGTGCGCTCCACATACACTGGCAATGGCTTGCGCGTGCCAAATGGTGACGTGCCGCCGACCAAGTAGCCCGAATGCCGGTTCGCGACGTCGGGCCTGCACGGCCCGATACGCTTGGCGCCGATTTGACGCGCCAGGTTCTTGGTCGACACCGTGCGATCGCCGTGCATCAGCACGATCAGCGGTTTCGCGTGCTCATCCTCCATCACCAGCGTCTTGATCACACAATGCTCGGGTACACCGAGCTGCCGCGCGGATTCGGCGGTGCCGCCGTGCTCCACGTACTCGTAGAGATGCTCGCCGAACTCGACATGGTGATGTCGCAGTAGTTGGGTGGCCGGCGTTTGTGAAACGTGTTTGTTCTTCGCCATAAAGATCCATCTTGACATCCTCCCCCGCTTAAATTCTGGGGATTCCTACGGCGCTCGCCTCGGCATTGAGCCGCAGTGAGTCGCTTCGGTGGGTTCCTCTGCTGGTGGCATGACTGCAACGCTCACTTCACAGGCAAGGCGGGCATGTCCCGCCCTTAAAATGTTAATCGCGCCAGCCATTTTCGGCCACGAGTGCAATTGAGATTGTGCGCATCATCGACGCACGGCAGGACTACCCAAAGGGGAAACGAAAATGAGGACGCTGTGCGCGCTCATCCTCGTGAGCGCGGTTTTAATTAGTCTGTCCTGAACAATTCGCTTTGCTCTGCGGCGAATTCATGCTGCTGACACCATGTGAGCCTCGCGATTGAGCAGAGCAAGCCAGATCAGGGCGCAAAAAAGCCGCAGCTTGCGCAGGATCATGCGCAGGTTGTGGCCGGCGCCGCACAGCAGCACATGAATCGCATCGCCCAGCGTACCCTTGAGCCAATTTCGATCGAGCTTGCCGTCTGACTTCATGTGTCCGATGGCCGGCTCGATTGCACTGCGACGCCGAATCATTGCTCGCAGGCCGCGCGTGATGCCGCGTCGCAAGCCGGGATGATAGAGCTTCACGCCATCGACCGCGACGCCCTTGTAGCCGCGGTCCACGACAGCCATCTGCGGCTGAACGTCGCTTAGGATCGCCGCCTGTTCCAACGCTTCGGCCAGCGTGTGTCCATCGTAGGGATTGCCGGGCATCGAACGAGCTCCGATTACCAGACCCTCCTTGTGCGTCGTCGTGATCGACACCTTCACGCCGAATTCGTACGGCTTGCGTGGTTTGCCTTTCGCCAAGCACTCGATTTCCGGCGCATGCAGCGCATACAGCTTGTTTTTGTCCTTGTGCTTTTGCGTGAGAATTCGCTTCGTGCGGCCAATCAGCGCTTCCAACGCCGCGCGACTTTGCTCAGCGACGCCGTCCAGCTGCCTCTGGACATCACGCATCACGCGTCCTACTCGAGAACGCAAAGTGCGCAGCGCTTTGTTCATCCGCTTGTACTGCTTCGCATGCGCATAGCGGCCTACCTGGCTTGCCAGACGCGGCGCCTCGCGATTGTAATTTTGCCGCAGCTTCAGCCTGTGCCGGGCGGCCGCTTTTACCAGATGTTCCCGGCAACGCTCGAGCAGACGCGAGTCGGTAGGATGCGCAATCGCCTTTTCCATCACCGTCGTATCGACGATCAAGCGCTTCAGGCTCGAAGTCTTGATGACGTTCGCGCGTTTGGCCGCTTCGATCGTCTCGGCCAACAGTTCTTCAACGCCGGCTTCGCCTAGCCGCTTGCGCCAGCGCGTCAGGCTCGACGGATCAATCGGCGGCTTCGTCTGCAAGTACGTCTGGCCGGTGAACACCTGATTGCGGTAGGAATACCCGTTACCCGATACCCCCCGCTTAGATCCGAACGTGCCCAATTCAGGCATTCGGCTCCCACCTCGGGTGATTGACGGCAAATCGGCGATCTGGCCAGTTATGAAGAATCTGCGGTTGAGGTAACCACTCGTCTGCCAGACGCTCAATACGCTGCCACGTCATCGTGTCCTTCTGACTGCGCCGCCGGAGCGTGCGCCGCCAGATATTCATAATGCCGTGCCTGAACGCACGCAACGCCCGGATATTGGTCGGAACGGCATGGTATGCAAAGTAGCCCCGAACGATCTGCGCCAGCCAGCGCCCTTGTGAGGCGATCGGCTCATGCATTCGCAAGCGCATTTGCTCCTTGACCTGCTTAAGCTTGGCGCGCAGCCGGTCCTTACGGCTTTTGCGCTTGAGTTGGAAGCTGCCGTTGCGTGACGTCCCACTGATGTGAGTGAAACCCAGATAAGCAAACGTCTGCGGCTTGCCCATGCCCTTACGCCTTCGCCGCTCGGCGGCATACCGACCAAACTCCAGCACACGAGTCTTCTCCGGATGCAGCGTGAGGTCGAACTCCTCCATGCGTTGCCGCAGCTCCTTCATCAGCCGCAGCGCATCTGCTTCGTGCTGGAAGCCCACCACCGTATCGTCCGCATATCGCGACACCACCACCGTGCCACGGGCTCGCTGACGCCGCCACCGTTCTATCCACAAATCAAAGACATAGTGCAGATAGATATTGGCCAGTAATGGGGAGATCACCGAACCCTGGGGCGTACCGGCCTGTACCGACATCAACCGGCCATTGTCCAGCACCCCAGCATCGAGCCATTTGCCGATCAGGCGAATGACTCTCGGGTCCGCCACCCGGTGCTTCACGAAACGGATCAACCATTGCCTGTTGACGGTGTCGAAAAAGCTTCGAATGTCGGCATCCAGAATCCAGTTTACCGGTCGCCACTGAATCGCTGCAGCCAATGCATCGAGTGCATCATGCTGGTTACGACCCGGACGAAATCCATACGAGAAGCCGAGGAAGTCTTCCTCATAAATGGCGTTTAGAACCTCAACCATTACGCTCTGCACAAGCTTGTCTTCCAGCGCAGCGACACCCAAGGGCCTGAGACCTGCGTCTGCCTTGGGTATATAACGTCGCAGCACTGGCAGGGCACGGTAGCTCCCTGTATGAACCCGCCTGTGCAGGTCCCGGAGATTGCTCCCCAGTCCCACTTCATAGCTTTGCCACGTCACACCATCGACTCCCGGTGTTGCCTTACGTTTGAGCGCATAGAATGCAGCGCTCAGCCGCTCGACTGTGACGTGGTGCAGCAACGTCGTGAAACGCATCTTCTTATGCTGTCTCGCCAACTGCCGTACGCGATCCAGTCCCTGTGACACGCTTGCCCGGTTCTGTGCCCGGCACGTGTGATTCTGGTTCGCGTTCCCCTCGGTCCCCGCCCTTGGCTCCACCCACTCCGCAGCCGGTTTCCCGACCTTGTTCGCAGGTTTCTTCGCTACTACGGCGGAGTCTGACTTCTCACGTCCGTGCATCATCGGCTTCGGCTCCTCGCCTTCCCGACGCGGGCCTGGCCAGTACCGCTACAACGCCAGGTCAGACGTGAGATCTCCCGGTTCCCGTGCAAGGCGCTTGCGTGCATGCCAGGTTCTACGACCACGCCGGATCGGCAGGCACTCGCGATGTCGCGCCCGCTCGTATTGCCTTCCACGTACTGGAGCGCGTCGGCATCCGGGATATCAACCATTTCGTGGCTCCATGGCTGGCCTGCACGTTCCCCTGCCGACGCTTCGCTGACCTCCTCACGGATGCCCGCGCACGGCTCGGGGGCAATGTGGCTCGCTATGCCTTCATCGTAGTGGACTCTCACCACCTACACCTTGCCGGTCTCCCGGCGCACCCAGTACGGATTTTCCAGCCATTGCCAGACCACATCCTCGTCCGACAGGTCGAACGCATGCTGCAAGTACAGCAACCCCGCGATCAAACGCGGCGACGTTGCCGGCCGGCCGCGGTGCGACACGAAGCTCGCGCTCATCGCCGTGCTCAATCGGTCCCAATCAATCAGATCGGCCAGACGAACCAATGGATGCTTTAAGTTGATCTGCTCGCGCAGCGGCTGACGGAATAAATCCCTCTCTGGCACCAGCGTCTTCGGACCCATTCAACCCTCGTCGAAATTTGCAGGAAATTCACACCAATATGCCTGTCTCTTGCAATTCCCACAACACCGTTTCAGCTGCCCAGCCTTGCTGCATCAGCCTGGACGGATTGTTCAGGTCAGACTAGATAGCTTGCGCCATATTGGAACTCAAATTAATGCACTGGATTAGGCCATCCGTCGCGTGGCTCAAGCAAGTCCGGTCTGCCGACGCTTGATGACCGTGCCCGGCGTGGGCTCGCTGACTGCAGTGGCGTTTGCATCGGCCGTTGATAATCCTGAGCGCTTCTCAAGCGTGCGTGACATTGGCCCCTACCTGGGGCTGACGCCGACGAAATATCAATCCGGCAATGTCGATCGTAACGCAGGCATTTCGAAGGCAGGATGTCGGCTTACGCGCCATCTACTGTTCGAAGCGGCGTCCTCTCTCATCTCCCGATACCGGCAAAACTGCGATCTGAGACGATGGGCACTGACGCTTATTCCTCGCATTGGCGCTCGCAAGGCGATGGTCGCCACCGCGCGCAAATTAGCGACCGTACTGCTTTCTATGTGGAAGGGGCAAACAGACTTTAAGGCGATCAGATAGTGGATTCGATTTGACTATTTGCACTGCCAGAGCCGAATACTTCATTCAGGCTGATTACGTCGCCGCAGCGATTCCTTCACTCTCTTTGCGGTCCCACCGCGGCAATCACATCGGAACGCTGTAGCGACTTTCAAACGGCACGTTGTGGCGCACTGCGACCACGTAGACGACAACGAGACGGCCTCTATGAAGCATTGCAACAGAGAGTAAGCTTATTGACAGGAATTAGACGACAAGAGTCAGATCGCTGAACAGGCGCTGGAATACTTCGGCGCACTTTACGCTGTCGAGCGCGACGTTGCACAACTCAAGCCTGATCGCAGGGGGGAAGTGCGTCAGCAGCGCGCTGGGCCCATTGCCGATGCGCTACATGAGTGGATGTTCACTCAGCGCAAACGGGTCAGTGAAGGATCGGCGATCGCCAAAGCGCTCGACTACAGTCTCAAGCGCTGGGAGGCGCTCACGTG
This region of Mycetohabitans endofungorum genomic DNA includes:
- the murJ gene encoding murein biosynthesis integral membrane protein MurJ, translating into MNLLRALVTVSGFTLLSRITGLARETLIARAFGASSYTDAFNVAFRIPNLLRRLSAEGAFSQAFVPILAEFKSQKGHEATRTLVDATATVLAWVLVGLSVLGIVGSGFVVWVVASGLRHDAQAFGLAVTMTRIMFPYIALISLTSLASGVLNTYRNFSLPAFAPVLLNVSFIVAALVVAPRLDTPIYALAFAVLAGGVLQLLVQLPGLKRVQMMPRIGLNPVRALAHPGVKRVLWKMMPASFAVSVAQLSLIVNTNIASHLAPGSVSWLSYADRLMEFPTALLGVALGTILLPSLSKAHADADAAEYSALLDWGLRLTFLLAAPSAVALFVYAEPLTATLFNYGRFSGHDVVMVSRALAAYGVGLLGLILIKILAPGFYAKQDIKTPVKIALAVLVVTQVCNVVFVPHLAHAGLSLSIGIGACVNALLLFAGLRRRSIYVPSAGWGLFFVQLVGACLVLAGVMRWFNQSFDWVALGHHPGMRIAALGATLVILTALYFAILFLMGFKYAYFRRRVK
- a CDS encoding transposase, which translates into the protein MTVPGVGSLTAVAFASAVDNPERFSSVRDIGPYLGLTPTKYQSGNVDRNAGISKAGCRLTRHLLFEAASSLISRYRQNCDLRRWALTLIPRIGARKAMVATARKLATVLLSMWKGQTDFKAIR
- the murB gene encoding UDP-N-acetylmuramate dehydrogenase; its protein translation is MSRLTDADLAPNALQADYSLRDHNTFGFNVRARLGGAIRSEAALAALRANQRIAGMPRLVLGAGSNVVFTRDFDGLALVIDLRGKRVVAQTDDAYIVEAAAGERWHDFVDWTLQQGMAGLENLALIPGTVGAAPVQNIGAYGLELAERFERLRALDMVDGRIVDLDAQACAFGYRDSVFKHAARDRLIILSVAFRLPKRWRARASYADVASRLAASGIGKPTARQIFDAVTAIRHEKLPDPAVLGNAGSFFKNPIVDAEQFAALRAKEPDIVYYMQRDGRVKLAAGWMIDRCGWKGRSIGAAAVHERQALVLVNRGGATGEQVLALAQTIRADVSQRFGVELDMEPLVV
- a CDS encoding aminoacyl-tRNA deacylase produces the protein MAKNKHVSQTPATQLLRHHHVEFGEHLYEYVEHGGTAESARQLGVPEHCVIKTLVMEDEHAKPLIVLMHGDRTVSTKNLARQIGAKRIGPCRPDVANRHSGYLVGGTSPFGTRKPLPVYVERTILLLERIYLNGGRRGYLVSLAPAVLTTLLAATPVDCASPD
- the argF gene encoding ornithine carbamoyltransferase, whose amino-acid sequence is MTSTKTIRHYLQFRDFSADDYDYVLERARILKQKFKNYETYHPLHDRTLAMIFEKNSTRTRLSFEAGIFQLGGHAVFMSTRDTQLGRGEPIEDAAQVISRMVDIIMIRTFGQDILRRFAQNSRVPVINGLTNEYHPCQVLADVFTFHEHRGPIRGKTVAWVGDANNMAYTWIEAAHILGFKLRVSTPPGYRLNHALIDPAHLASVEETDDPRAACEGAHLVTTDVWTSMGFEQENDARKTAFADWCVDAELMALAQPDALFMHCLPAHRGEEVSADVIDGRQSVVWDEAENRLHVQKALMEFLMLGRLNH
- a CDS encoding YajQ family cyclic di-GMP-binding protein, whose protein sequence is MPSFDVVVEANMVEVKNAVEQSNKEISTRFDFKGSDARVEQKERELTLFADDDFKLGQVKDVLLQKMAKRQVDVRFLDYGKIEKIGGDKVKQLVTVKKGVAGDLAKKIVKLVKDSKTKVQASIQGDAVRVSGAKRDDLQSVIAMLRKEVNDAPLDFNNFRD
- a CDS encoding DUF3579 domain-containing protein; this translates as MGDSSSTEYFIQGITKNGKKFRPSDWSERLCGVMSSFGPGATGPNAKLKYSLYVRPVMLGDIKTVIVDSRLRDIEPMAFDFVMNFARDNDLVVTEACELPIEHPVQRAAPKREVG
- the rpsT gene encoding 30S ribosomal protein S20, whose protein sequence is MANSAQARKRARQAAKANSHNSALRSKMRTAIKAVRKAIESGDKAKAAEVLKQSSKTLDIIADKKIIHKNKAARHKSRLAAAIKGLAQAAA
- the plsY gene encoding glycerol-3-phosphate 1-O-acyltransferase PlsY, which codes for MANLLVAVAAYLIGSISFAVIVSAAMGLSDPRTYGSKNPGATNVLRSGNKAAAVLTLLGDAFKGWLAVWLVKHVGAAYGLDAFSVALASIAVFLGHLYPVFFRFKGGKGVATAAGVLLGIDPVLGISTAATWLIIAFFFRYSSLAALISALFAPLFDLFMFGGNPIAGAIIAMSVLLVWRHRANISKLLAGQESRIGDKKGASDARR
- the ltrA gene encoding group II intron reverse transcriptase/maturase, which gives rise to MHGREKSDSAVVAKKPANKVGKPAAEWVEPRAGTEGNANQNHTCRAQNRASVSQGLDRVRQLARQHKKMRFTTLLHHVTVERLSAAFYALKRKATPGVDGVTWQSYEVGLGSNLRDLHRRVHTGSYRALPVLRRYIPKADAGLRPLGVAALEDKLVQSVMVEVLNAIYEEDFLGFSYGFRPGRNQHDALDALAAAIQWRPVNWILDADIRSFFDTVNRQWLIRFVKHRVADPRVIRLIGKWLDAGVLDNGRLMSVQAGTPQGSVISPLLANIYLHYVFDLWIERWRRQRARGTVVVSRYADDTVVGFQHEADALRLMKELRQRMEEFDLTLHPEKTRVLEFGRYAAERRRRKGMGKPQTFAYLGFTHISGTSRNGSFQLKRKSRKDRLRAKLKQVKEQMRLRMHEPIASQGRWLAQIVRGYFAYHAVPTNIRALRAFRHGIMNIWRRTLRRRSQKDTMTWQRIERLADEWLPQPQILHNWPDRRFAVNHPRWEPNA